The Desulfoscipio gibsoniae DSM 7213 genome contains a region encoding:
- a CDS encoding helix-turn-helix domain-containing protein, producing the protein MILKIPSLRGRPIWAIILTIGKLLEYDIKHQTHLVENLHLYFNYGGSIQDAAKAAALTQSGFKYRFKKICEVSGFNLKDPDKRFDLQMALKIWCITRGSENLPNS; encoded by the coding sequence TTGATTCTGAAAATTCCATCATTGAGAGGGCGACCTATCTGGGCTATAATCTTAACCATCGGTAAGTTGCTGGAGTACGACATTAAACACCAAACCCATTTGGTAGAAAACCTGCATCTTTATTTTAATTATGGTGGAAGTATTCAAGATGCTGCTAAAGCTGCCGCTCTCACGCAAAGTGGCTTTAAATATCGCTTTAAAAAGATTTGTGAGGTGAGCGGCTTTAATTTAAAAGACCCGGATAAAAGATTTGATCTACAAATGGCTTTAAAAATATGGTGTATCACCAGGGGCAGCGAAAACTTGCCTAACAGCTAA